In Actinomadura citrea, a single window of DNA contains:
- a CDS encoding EamA family transporter codes for MTGVLLALASALLYGVADVWGGLLSRRADFAAVALLGQIGGLACAVAAALAVPARAVSAGDLAWGALSGAGTGLAMVFLYRGISKGNLSIVVPVSAVGGVALPVVVGVAFLGDRPTAAAWLGIAIVVPALWLVSRSRSDEGGRVRAALANGLAAGAGIGVQYLALAQAGDDSGIWPVAAGRVAAVLAIAPMMCSGGRRLPGGTVWLWSAVNGGLAAAALVCYLLATRQQLVVIAVVLSSLYPVVPVLLGVTALRERLSRTQAAGLAGAAAAVVLLTLAAG; via the coding sequence ATGACGGGCGTTCTCCTGGCCCTCGCCTCGGCCCTGCTCTACGGCGTCGCCGACGTCTGGGGCGGGCTGCTGTCGCGGCGCGCCGACTTCGCCGCCGTCGCGCTGCTCGGCCAGATCGGCGGGCTCGCGTGCGCGGTCGCGGCCGCGCTCGCCGTGCCCGCCCGCGCCGTGTCCGCGGGGGATCTGGCGTGGGGCGCGCTCTCGGGCGCCGGGACGGGCCTCGCGATGGTCTTCCTGTACCGGGGGATCAGCAAGGGGAACCTGAGCATCGTCGTCCCGGTGAGCGCGGTCGGCGGGGTGGCCCTGCCGGTGGTCGTCGGCGTCGCGTTCCTCGGCGACCGCCCCACGGCGGCGGCCTGGCTCGGGATCGCCATCGTGGTGCCCGCGCTGTGGCTGGTGTCCCGGTCCCGGTCGGACGAGGGGGGCCGGGTCCGCGCGGCCCTCGCGAACGGGCTCGCCGCGGGGGCCGGGATCGGCGTCCAGTACCTGGCCCTCGCCCAGGCGGGAGACGACTCCGGGATCTGGCCCGTCGCGGCGGGACGGGTCGCGGCCGTCCTCGCGATCGCGCCGATGATGTGCTCGGGCGGGCGGCGCCTTCCGGGCGGGACGGTGTGGCTCTGGTCGGCGGTGAACGGCGGCCTCGCGGCGGCGGCGCTCGTCTGCTACCTCCTCGCGACCCGGCAGCAGCTCGTCGTCATCGCGGTCGTGCTGTCCTCGCTGTATCCGGTGGTCCCGGTGCTGCTCGGCGTCACGGCGCTGCGCGAGCGCCTGTCGCGGACGCAGGCCGCGGGCCTGGCCGGCGCCGCCGCGGCCGTCGTCCTGCTGACCCTCGCGGCGGGGTGA
- the selA gene encoding L-seryl-tRNA(Sec) selenium transferase — translation MDRGAGPAAGEDERRRITRTDVLLAEPRLAGAAGRLGRGVVKAAIAAAQRRARAGEIAPEAVADAAVASLPPSASGLHPVINATGVLLHTNLGRAPLSAAAREAVAVASGATDVELDLETGRRAERGRSALAALRERVPQAEAAHLVNNGAAALVLAAAVLAPGREIVISRGEMVEIGDGFRIPELLAATGARLREVGTTNRTAPDDYAAAVGEATGFILKVHPSNFRVTGFTRGAGVAELTGLGVPVVADIGSGLLVPEPLLPDEPDAASMLKAGADLVTASGDKLLGGPQCGLLLGKDELVRRLARHPLARALRVDKLTLAALEATLRGPLTPTGEGLRADAAAVRERAERLAARLRDAGVDAVAVGSEAAVGGGGAPGVVLPSAAVSVPEPYAARLRRGTPAVMGRVEDGRCLLDLRSVPPDQDGVLAEAVRAQTIRAEAR, via the coding sequence ATGGATCGCGGAGCCGGGCCCGCCGCGGGGGAGGACGAGCGGCGGCGGATCACCCGCACGGACGTGCTGCTCGCCGAACCCCGCCTCGCGGGTGCGGCGGGACGGCTCGGGCGCGGCGTCGTGAAGGCGGCGATCGCCGCGGCCCAGCGCCGGGCCCGCGCCGGGGAGATCGCACCGGAGGCGGTGGCCGACGCCGCCGTCGCGTCGCTGCCGCCGAGCGCCTCCGGGCTCCACCCGGTGATCAACGCGACCGGCGTCCTCCTGCACACCAACCTCGGGCGCGCGCCGCTGTCGGCGGCGGCCCGCGAGGCTGTGGCCGTGGCCTCCGGCGCCACCGACGTCGAGCTCGACCTGGAGACCGGCCGGCGCGCCGAGCGCGGGCGGTCGGCCCTCGCGGCGCTGCGGGAGCGGGTGCCCCAGGCGGAGGCCGCGCACCTGGTCAACAACGGTGCGGCGGCGCTGGTGCTGGCCGCCGCCGTGCTCGCGCCCGGCCGGGAGATCGTCATCAGCCGCGGCGAGATGGTGGAGATCGGTGACGGGTTCCGGATCCCCGAACTGCTCGCCGCCACCGGCGCCCGGCTGCGCGAGGTGGGCACGACGAACCGGACCGCGCCGGACGACTACGCGGCGGCCGTCGGCGAGGCGACCGGGTTCATCCTCAAGGTGCACCCCTCCAACTTCCGCGTGACGGGCTTCACGCGGGGCGCCGGCGTCGCGGAGCTGACCGGGCTCGGAGTGCCGGTCGTGGCCGACATCGGCTCCGGCCTGCTCGTCCCCGAGCCGCTCCTGCCCGACGAGCCCGACGCCGCGTCCATGCTCAAGGCGGGCGCGGACCTGGTCACCGCCAGCGGCGACAAGCTGCTCGGCGGGCCGCAGTGCGGGCTCCTGCTCGGGAAGGACGAGCTGGTGCGGCGCCTCGCCCGCCATCCGCTCGCGCGGGCCCTGCGGGTCGACAAGCTGACGCTCGCCGCCCTGGAGGCCACCCTCCGCGGGCCGCTCACCCCGACCGGCGAGGGGCTGCGCGCCGACGCGGCGGCCGTGCGGGAACGGGCCGAGCGTCTGGCCGCCCGGCTGCGGGACGCGGGAGTGGACGCGGTGGCCGTCGGGAGCGAGGCGGCGGTCGGCGGCGGCGGGGCGCCGGGCGTCGTCCTGCCGAGCGCGGCGGTCTCGGTGCCCGAGCCGTACGCGGCGCGCCTGCGGCGGGGGACGCCCGCCGTCATGGGGCGGGTCGAGGACGGCCGGTGCCTGCTCGACCTGCGGTCCGTGCCACCGGACCAGGACGGCGTCCTCGCCGAGGCGGTCCGCGCGCAGACCATCCGGGCGGAGGCGCGATGA
- a CDS encoding fatty acyl-AMP ligase, whose translation MTDLPPLDRTPLIERLARFAKDFPGDRAYTFMDYMTDPDGVATDVTWGELDRRARSIAAAIRRATEPGRRVALLAPQDLHYVTAFLGAMYARVIGVPLFSPDLPGHGDRLLAVYQDAEPDVVITTSASLPHVRSFLAGGSVREPAEIIVADEVDAALDWTPEPIDPGDVAYLQYTSGSTRTPAGVIITHGNFATNAEQLWRTFEGIPRVSSGVNWLPVFHDMGLVTTVALPLVYGNPGVIMDPVAFVMRPVRWLELLSAQSHAFTGGPNFAYEYLTAQVTEEEKAKLDLSGVQVFMNGAEPIRESTLTGFYEAFKDCGLRPEAQVCAYGLAEATVYVSASSRFREPTRVAFDHEGLRRGTAEPCDAGAPGAIQLIACGTSYGQHVAIADPETGVRLADGAVGEIWVHGPNVAAGYWGRPEATRETFEAKLAGHGDLPRSPWLRTGDLGVLHGGELFVTGRIKDLVIVDGRNHYPQDIEFTVSGAHKAVRREYACAVAVDTGDTEGLVVVAERNRRVPIALLDQDEVARAVRTAVKQQHDLRVHDFVLIEPGGLPRTSSGKIARSACRQDYLDGRLPVAEAASRSA comes from the coding sequence ATGACCGACCTTCCCCCGCTCGACCGCACGCCGCTGATCGAGCGGCTCGCCCGGTTCGCCAAGGACTTCCCCGGCGACCGCGCCTACACCTTCATGGACTACATGACGGACCCGGATGGCGTCGCCACCGACGTCACCTGGGGAGAGCTGGACCGGCGCGCCCGCAGCATCGCCGCCGCCATCCGCCGGGCCACCGAGCCCGGACGCCGCGTCGCGCTGCTCGCCCCGCAGGACCTGCACTACGTCACCGCGTTCCTCGGCGCCATGTACGCCCGCGTCATCGGCGTCCCGCTGTTCTCCCCGGACCTGCCGGGCCACGGCGACCGGCTCCTCGCCGTCTACCAGGACGCCGAACCCGACGTCGTGATCACCACCAGCGCCTCGCTGCCGCACGTCCGCTCGTTCCTCGCGGGCGGCTCCGTCCGGGAGCCCGCCGAGATCATCGTCGCGGACGAGGTGGACGCGGCGCTCGACTGGACGCCCGAGCCCATCGACCCGGGCGACGTCGCCTACCTCCAGTACACCTCCGGCTCCACCCGCACCCCCGCGGGCGTCATCATCACGCACGGGAACTTCGCGACGAACGCCGAGCAGCTGTGGCGGACGTTCGAGGGCATCCCGCGCGTGTCGTCCGGCGTGAACTGGCTGCCCGTCTTCCACGACATGGGCCTGGTCACCACCGTCGCGCTGCCGCTGGTGTACGGCAACCCGGGCGTGATCATGGATCCGGTGGCGTTCGTCATGCGCCCCGTCCGCTGGCTGGAGCTGCTCAGCGCGCAGAGCCACGCGTTCACCGGCGGCCCCAACTTCGCCTACGAGTACCTCACCGCGCAGGTCACGGAGGAGGAGAAGGCGAAGCTCGACCTGAGCGGCGTGCAGGTCTTCATGAACGGCGCGGAGCCGATCCGGGAGAGCACGCTCACCGGCTTCTACGAGGCGTTCAAGGACTGCGGGCTGCGGCCCGAGGCGCAGGTGTGCGCGTACGGGCTGGCCGAGGCGACCGTGTACGTGTCGGCGTCGTCCCGCTTCCGGGAGCCGACCCGCGTCGCCTTCGACCACGAGGGGCTGCGCCGGGGCACCGCCGAACCGTGCGACGCGGGCGCGCCCGGCGCGATCCAGCTGATCGCCTGCGGGACGTCCTACGGCCAGCACGTCGCCATCGCCGACCCCGAGACCGGCGTGCGGCTCGCGGACGGCGCCGTCGGCGAGATCTGGGTGCACGGCCCGAACGTCGCCGCCGGCTACTGGGGGCGTCCCGAGGCCACCAGGGAGACGTTCGAGGCGAAGCTCGCGGGCCACGGCGACCTGCCGCGCTCCCCGTGGCTGCGCACCGGGGACCTCGGCGTCCTGCACGGCGGGGAGCTGTTCGTCACCGGCCGGATCAAGGACCTGGTCATCGTGGACGGGCGCAACCACTACCCGCAGGACATCGAGTTCACCGTCTCCGGCGCGCACAAGGCGGTCCGCCGCGAGTACGCCTGCGCGGTGGCGGTCGACACCGGCGACACCGAGGGCCTGGTCGTGGTGGCCGAGCGGAACCGCCGGGTGCCGATCGCGCTGCTCGACCAGGACGAGGTGGCGCGGGCGGTGCGGACGGCCGTGAAGCAGCAGCATGACCTGCGCGTGCACGACTTCGTGCTGATCGAGCCGGGCGGACTGCCGCGCACCAGCAGCGGGAAGATCGCCCGGTCGGCGTGCCGGCAGGACTACCTCGACGGGAGGCTGCCGGTCGCGGAGGCGGCGTCCCGGTCCGCGTGA
- a CDS encoding acyl-CoA desaturase: MTAGVADVGSRTPQPDLSGTVPFPERVAVVVFVVGPVIGLLGAVPFLWGWGIGWTDVAIFAFLYPLNAIGITVGYHRHFTHGGFKAKRWLRIALAILGGQAMHGSVVRWVADHRRHHKYADQEGDPHSPWAYGPGVWGLTKGLYHAHMGWLFSKERTSRSKYAPDLLKDRDIRFLSLDPVYAVIVLSTFLVPMGLGALLTWSWHGAVTALFWGGVMRVFVGDHITFSINSICHVFGKEDFKTRDRARNVWWLAIPSFGESWHNLHHADPTCARHGVLKGQIDISARVIWVFERLGWVWDVRWPDHERLAARRVTAPSTGERA; the protein is encoded by the coding sequence ATGACAGCGGGCGTCGCCGACGTCGGCAGCCGCACCCCGCAGCCGGACCTGTCCGGCACCGTCCCGTTCCCCGAGCGCGTCGCGGTCGTGGTGTTCGTGGTGGGGCCCGTCATCGGGCTGCTGGGCGCCGTCCCCTTCCTGTGGGGCTGGGGGATCGGCTGGACCGACGTGGCCATCTTCGCGTTCCTGTATCCGCTGAACGCGATCGGGATCACGGTCGGCTACCACCGGCACTTCACCCACGGCGGATTCAAGGCCAAGCGGTGGCTGCGGATCGCCCTCGCGATCCTCGGCGGGCAGGCCATGCACGGCTCGGTGGTCCGCTGGGTCGCCGACCACCGCCGCCACCACAAGTACGCCGACCAGGAGGGCGACCCCCACTCGCCCTGGGCGTACGGGCCCGGCGTGTGGGGGCTCACCAAGGGGCTCTACCACGCGCACATGGGCTGGCTTTTCAGCAAGGAGCGCACGTCCCGCAGCAAGTACGCGCCCGACCTGCTGAAGGACAGGGACATCCGGTTCCTGTCCCTCGACCCCGTGTACGCCGTGATCGTGCTGTCGACGTTCCTCGTCCCGATGGGGCTGGGCGCGCTGCTCACCTGGTCGTGGCACGGCGCCGTCACCGCGCTGTTCTGGGGCGGGGTGATGCGCGTCTTCGTCGGCGACCACATCACGTTCTCGATCAACTCGATCTGCCACGTGTTCGGCAAGGAGGACTTCAAGACGCGCGACCGGGCCCGCAACGTGTGGTGGCTGGCGATCCCGTCGTTCGGCGAGTCCTGGCACAACCTGCACCACGCCGACCCGACCTGCGCGCGGCACGGCGTCCTGAAGGGGCAGATCGACATCAGCGCCCGCGTCATCTGGGTCTTCGAGAGGCTCGGCTGGGTCTGGGACGTCCGCTGGCCCGACCACGAGCGCCTCGCCGCCCGCCGCGTGACCGCCCCCAGCACCGGAGAGCGAGCATGA
- a CDS encoding lipase family protein, with protein sequence MRFRSLLTTAALGAALAVPVAAPPAAAVPSGCDATDAEIYAAPPATVTGSPGDLLACRPAKLTNIPGDVPMKAWKVRYVSTDAKGAGNVVTGTVAVPDAAWTKGGSRPTVAFNPGTLGSGPQCAFSKQLAGEYVDMYEGANLTLFLKAGFAVAATDGAGYLAGQVHTYMVGANAGHALLDAVRTSRRIPGGPLTADGAVGISGYSEGGAAALWGAQLASSYAPELKVVGAAAGGVPGDLKLTAEQLNGSLFAGFLADALVGLHAAHPEMPFDELMNDRGVQAIKDVRSNCLYGTLAVFLGARAESFSTDGLSLGQIYALRGPGGVTWGDIVDRQKLGVGIGTPSSGATYRIGFPVFQYRGWLEEIIPHETEDATRQAYCKAGITTTWKNTYPAEHLSTDWGAAGDVTNFLGDRFEGKPAQGNC encoded by the coding sequence ATGCGCTTCCGCAGCCTGCTCACCACCGCGGCGCTCGGCGCGGCCCTCGCCGTGCCCGTCGCCGCGCCCCCGGCCGCCGCCGTGCCCTCCGGCTGCGACGCGACCGACGCGGAGATCTACGCGGCGCCGCCCGCGACGGTCACGGGGAGCCCGGGGGATCTGCTCGCCTGCCGTCCGGCGAAGCTGACGAACATCCCCGGCGACGTCCCGATGAAGGCGTGGAAGGTCCGGTACGTCTCGACCGACGCCAAGGGCGCCGGGAACGTGGTGACCGGGACGGTCGCCGTCCCCGACGCGGCCTGGACGAAGGGCGGGTCCCGCCCGACCGTCGCGTTCAACCCCGGCACGCTCGGCTCCGGCCCGCAGTGCGCCTTCTCCAAGCAGCTCGCCGGCGAGTACGTCGACATGTACGAGGGCGCGAACCTGACGCTGTTCCTCAAGGCGGGCTTCGCGGTCGCCGCCACCGACGGCGCCGGGTACCTCGCCGGGCAGGTCCACACCTACATGGTCGGCGCGAACGCGGGGCATGCGCTGCTCGACGCCGTCCGGACGTCGCGCCGCATCCCCGGCGGACCCCTCACGGCGGACGGCGCGGTCGGCATCTCCGGCTACTCCGAGGGCGGTGCGGCCGCGCTGTGGGGCGCGCAGCTCGCCTCGTCCTACGCGCCGGAGCTGAAGGTCGTCGGCGCGGCGGCGGGCGGCGTGCCCGGCGACCTGAAGCTGACGGCCGAACAGCTCAACGGCAGCCTGTTCGCGGGCTTCCTCGCCGACGCGCTCGTCGGCCTGCACGCCGCCCACCCGGAGATGCCCTTCGACGAGCTGATGAACGACCGGGGCGTGCAGGCGATCAAGGACGTCAGGTCCAACTGCCTGTACGGGACGCTCGCGGTCTTCCTCGGCGCGAGGGCCGAGAGCTTCTCCACGGACGGCCTGTCGCTGGGGCAGATCTACGCGCTGAGGGGCCCCGGCGGCGTCACCTGGGGCGACATCGTCGACCGGCAGAAGCTCGGAGTCGGCATCGGCACCCCGTCCTCCGGCGCCACGTACAGGATCGGCTTCCCGGTGTTCCAGTACCGCGGCTGGCTCGAGGAGATCATCCCGCACGAGACCGAGGACGCCACCCGCCAGGCCTACTGCAAGGCCGGCATCACCACGACGTGGAAGAACACCTACCCGGCCGAGCACCTGTCCACCGACTGGGGAGCCGCCGGGGACGTGACCAACTTCCTCGGTGACCGCTTCGAGGGCAAGCCCGCCCAGGGCAACTGCTGA
- the selD gene encoding selenide, water dikinase SelD yields MTGPPTKRLTQYAHGGGCACKIPPGELEEVVAGLGAAPASPNADLIVGLDTGDDAAVVRLQDGLAAVATADFFTPVVDDPYDWGRIAAANALSDVYAIGGRPLVAVNLLAWPRGVLPFDLAREVLRGGLDVAAEAGCHVGGGHSVDDPEPKYGMAVTGVADPARLLRNDAGKPGTPLSLTKPLGLGVLNNRHKATGEVFAHAVATMAALNRDASAAALDAGIACATDVTGFGLLGHLYKMARASGVTAVVDAAAVPYLDGARASLRDGYVSGGTRRNLDWVAPHTDFGAAGEDERLLLADAQTSGGLLLAGEIPGAPVIGELIPAGVHPIVVR; encoded by the coding sequence ATGACCGGACCGCCCACGAAACGGCTGACCCAGTACGCGCACGGCGGCGGCTGCGCCTGCAAGATCCCGCCCGGCGAGCTCGAGGAGGTCGTCGCCGGCCTCGGCGCCGCACCCGCCTCGCCCAACGCCGACCTGATCGTCGGCCTGGACACCGGCGACGACGCGGCCGTGGTCAGGCTCCAGGACGGCCTCGCCGCCGTCGCCACCGCCGACTTCTTCACACCCGTCGTCGACGATCCCTACGACTGGGGACGCATCGCCGCCGCCAACGCACTGTCCGACGTCTACGCGATCGGCGGCCGTCCCCTCGTGGCGGTGAACCTGCTCGCCTGGCCCCGCGGCGTCCTGCCGTTCGACCTGGCGCGGGAGGTCCTGCGCGGCGGCCTCGACGTCGCCGCCGAGGCGGGCTGCCACGTCGGCGGCGGCCACAGCGTCGACGACCCCGAGCCCAAGTACGGCATGGCCGTCACCGGGGTCGCCGACCCCGCCCGCCTCCTGCGCAACGACGCCGGCAAGCCGGGTACGCCGCTCAGCCTCACCAAGCCTCTCGGTCTCGGCGTCCTGAACAACCGGCACAAGGCGACGGGCGAGGTCTTCGCGCACGCCGTCGCGACCATGGCCGCGCTGAACCGCGACGCGTCCGCCGCCGCCCTGGACGCCGGGATCGCCTGCGCCACCGACGTGACCGGCTTCGGGCTGCTCGGCCACCTCTACAAGATGGCCCGCGCGTCCGGCGTGACCGCCGTGGTCGACGCCGCCGCCGTCCCCTACCTCGACGGCGCCCGCGCGTCCCTGCGGGACGGGTACGTCAGCGGCGGCACCCGCCGCAACCTCGACTGGGTGGCCCCGCACACCGACTTCGGCGCCGCCGGCGAGGACGAGCGGCTCCTGCTCGCCGACGCCCAGACCTCCGGCGGCCTCCTGCTCGCAGGCGAGATCCCCGGCGCCCCCGTCATCGGCGAACTGATCCCCGCGGGCGTGCACCCGATCGTCGTCCGCTAG
- the selB gene encoding selenocysteine-specific translation elongation factor, which yields MTHVVATAGHVDHGKSTLVRALTGMEPDRLEEERRRGLTIELGFAWTTLPDGERIAFVDVPGHERLVTTMLAGVGPVPAVMFVVAADQGWQRQSAEHLAVLDALGVRHGLLVVTRCDLADAAAADRVREEALARLAATSLGRVESVVVSGATGEGLDGLRAALERLTGSLPEPDRDADVRLWIDRVFTVRGRGTVVTGTLGAGTISVGDRLAAGDALLRVRGLQSLKEDHREVGAVARVAVNLHGDAGEIGRGDALLAPGRWLTADVVDVRLRGDAAPDLPRELTLHAGSAAVPVHVRPLGEDTARLSLRRPLPLRVGDVALLRDPGRHRVPAGATVLDVRPEPFARRGAAAARARVLAAMSGRPDGAEELRRRGLISRSDLVAMGVPVPFEPVAGEWLADPAHWKDLRERLAAAVEEHAAANPADPGLPADAARRALGLPDRVLVDALAGGLRRREGRIYGRTTSPELPPPVREAVEAVRRDLAAAPFQAPDANRLAELGLTPKMLAVAAATGALLRVADGVVLLPGDDARAAELLARLGGPFTLSEARRALGTSRRVAVPLLEYLDDRGYTVRVDDLRRRCTGRQA from the coding sequence ATGACGCACGTCGTCGCGACCGCCGGCCACGTCGACCACGGCAAGTCCACGCTCGTCCGCGCCCTCACCGGGATGGAGCCCGACCGGCTGGAGGAGGAGCGCCGGCGCGGCCTCACCATCGAGCTGGGCTTCGCCTGGACGACCCTGCCGGACGGCGAACGGATCGCGTTCGTGGACGTCCCCGGTCACGAGCGGCTCGTCACCACGATGCTCGCCGGGGTCGGGCCCGTCCCGGCCGTCATGTTCGTGGTGGCCGCCGACCAGGGCTGGCAGCGCCAGTCCGCGGAGCACCTGGCGGTCCTGGACGCGCTGGGCGTCCGGCACGGCCTCCTCGTCGTGACGCGGTGCGACCTCGCCGACGCGGCGGCGGCGGACCGGGTCCGCGAGGAGGCGCTCGCCCGCCTCGCGGCCACCTCGCTCGGCCGCGTCGAATCGGTCGTGGTCAGCGGCGCCACGGGCGAAGGCCTCGACGGGCTTCGCGCGGCCCTGGAACGGCTCACCGGCTCCCTGCCGGAACCCGACCGGGACGCCGACGTCCGCCTCTGGATCGACCGGGTCTTCACCGTCCGTGGCCGGGGCACGGTCGTGACCGGCACGCTCGGCGCGGGGACGATCAGCGTCGGCGACCGCCTCGCCGCCGGCGACGCCCTCCTGCGCGTGCGGGGGCTGCAGAGCCTCAAGGAGGACCACCGGGAGGTCGGCGCCGTCGCCCGCGTCGCCGTCAACCTGCACGGGGACGCGGGGGAGATCGGCCGGGGCGACGCCCTGCTCGCCCCCGGGCGCTGGCTCACCGCCGACGTCGTCGACGTCCGGCTGCGCGGCGACGCCGCGCCCGACCTGCCGCGCGAGCTGACGCTGCACGCGGGGTCGGCGGCCGTGCCTGTCCACGTCCGCCCGCTGGGGGAGGACACGGCGCGGCTGTCGCTGCGCCGCCCGCTGCCGCTGCGCGTCGGGGACGTCGCGCTGCTGCGCGACCCCGGACGGCATCGCGTCCCGGCGGGGGCGACCGTCCTGGACGTCCGTCCCGAGCCGTTCGCGCGGCGCGGCGCGGCGGCGGCGCGGGCCCGTGTGCTCGCCGCCATGAGCGGGCGCCCGGACGGCGCCGAGGAGCTCCGCCGCCGGGGCCTGATCAGCCGGTCGGACCTGGTGGCGATGGGAGTCCCCGTCCCCTTCGAGCCGGTGGCGGGGGAGTGGCTCGCCGACCCCGCCCACTGGAAGGACCTGCGCGAGCGCCTGGCGGCGGCCGTCGAGGAGCACGCCGCGGCGAACCCCGCCGACCCCGGGCTCCCGGCCGACGCCGCGCGCCGTGCCCTCGGCCTCCCCGACCGCGTCCTCGTCGACGCCCTCGCCGGGGGCCTCCGGCGGCGCGAGGGCAGGATCTACGGCCGGACGACCTCCCCCGAGCTGCCGCCGCCCGTGCGCGAGGCCGTCGAGGCCGTCCGCCGCGACCTGGCCGCGGCGCCGTTCCAGGCGCCGGACGCGAACCGGCTCGCCGAACTCGGCCTCACACCGAAGATGCTCGCGGTCGCCGCCGCGACCGGCGCGCTCCTCAGGGTGGCCGACGGCGTCGTCCTGCTGCCCGGCGACGACGCCCGCGCCGCCGAGCTGCTCGCCCGGCTCGGCGGCCCCTTCACGCTGAGTGAGGCGCGCCGCGCGCTCGGCACCTCCCGCCGCGTCGCCGTCCCGCTCCTGGAGTACCTGGACGACCGGGGCTACACGGTCCGGGTCGACGACCTCCGCCGCCGCTGCACCGGAAGGCAGGCATGA
- a CDS encoding MarR family winged helix-turn-helix transcriptional regulator encodes MHDRVANLLGAASLAVTDLVLAGATDAGRVGASGAAALVVLSHAPGLGVTELGRRVGLTQSAAARMVDGLQAAGQVRRRPGGGRAVQVLLTPEGEESVRAMLAARGAPLAGVLAVLDDAEREVLTGLLAKLLARLYEEIGDSEVICRLCDRGCCTSGGVCPVGQAERDAGRA; translated from the coding sequence ATGCATGACAGAGTGGCGAACCTGCTGGGCGCCGCCTCGCTGGCGGTGACCGACCTCGTGCTGGCCGGGGCCACGGACGCGGGACGGGTGGGCGCGAGCGGCGCGGCGGCGCTGGTCGTCCTGTCCCACGCGCCCGGCCTCGGCGTCACCGAACTCGGACGCCGCGTCGGGCTGACCCAGTCCGCCGCCGCGCGCATGGTGGACGGGCTCCAGGCCGCCGGCCAGGTCCGGCGCCGCCCCGGCGGAGGGCGCGCCGTCCAGGTCCTGCTGACGCCGGAAGGCGAGGAGTCGGTGCGCGCGATGCTGGCCGCGCGGGGCGCGCCGCTGGCCGGTGTGCTGGCCGTCCTGGACGACGCCGAGCGCGAGGTGCTCACCGGGCTGCTGGCCAAGCTCCTGGCCCGCCTCTACGAGGAGATCGGCGACTCCGAGGTCATCTGCCGCCTCTGCGACCGGGGGTGCTGCACGAGCGGTGGCGTCTGCCCGGTCGGCCAGGCCGAACGCGACGCGGGACGCGCATGA
- a CDS encoding PucR family transcriptional regulator has protein sequence MTELYERSAQADDLSGEPWRDVPREEAQWMRPHLPALVDSMVEGVLRHVPEYARPDDPVYIEVMRLATAQGMGHFVQMIADPDTSWQEVHQVYFDIGYGEAVEGRGLEHLQNAMRVASRTAWRYLSREADRLKKPRDLAIALTEANFAYLDLLASAAAQGYARAREKTAGEREQRRGRLLSLLLSDPGAPREVVAEQANLAGWPLPERLAVIVLEPRPGSGGEGPAGLPPSLLSGIDRGRPCLVMPDPDRPGGPARLTATLGGWAGAVGPSVPLDRAGISLHWAHRTLDSMAAGRLGRQGPGALVHADRYVPDLLLEEGWTLAEAAARRRLAPLTALGPHRGGRLAVTLLECLKHGFNATDAAEALCVHPQTVRYRLAQLHEIFDYDIEDPAIRLELMLLLPVWLRDGADGEHA, from the coding sequence TTGACGGAGCTGTACGAGAGGTCCGCCCAGGCCGACGATCTGTCAGGGGAACCCTGGCGCGACGTACCGCGAGAAGAGGCGCAGTGGATGCGCCCGCACCTTCCGGCCCTGGTCGACTCCATGGTGGAGGGCGTGCTGCGGCACGTCCCCGAGTACGCGCGCCCCGACGACCCCGTCTACATCGAGGTGATGCGGCTCGCGACGGCGCAGGGCATGGGGCACTTCGTGCAGATGATCGCCGACCCCGACACCTCCTGGCAGGAGGTGCACCAGGTCTACTTCGACATCGGGTACGGGGAGGCGGTCGAGGGTCGCGGGCTGGAGCACCTGCAGAACGCGATGCGGGTCGCCTCCAGGACCGCGTGGCGGTACCTGTCGCGGGAGGCCGACCGGCTGAAGAAGCCCCGCGACCTGGCGATCGCGCTCACCGAGGCGAACTTCGCGTACCTGGACCTGCTGGCGTCCGCCGCCGCGCAGGGCTACGCCCGGGCGCGGGAGAAGACCGCGGGTGAGCGCGAGCAGCGCCGCGGCCGGCTGCTGAGCCTGCTGCTGTCCGACCCGGGGGCGCCGCGGGAGGTCGTCGCCGAGCAGGCCAACCTCGCCGGCTGGCCGCTGCCCGAGCGGCTGGCGGTGATCGTGCTGGAGCCGCGGCCCGGCAGCGGCGGGGAGGGGCCCGCCGGGCTGCCGCCGTCCCTGCTGAGCGGCATCGACCGCGGGCGGCCGTGCCTGGTGATGCCCGACCCGGACCGCCCCGGCGGCCCCGCCCGGCTGACCGCCACCCTCGGCGGCTGGGCGGGCGCGGTCGGGCCCTCCGTACCGCTGGACCGGGCCGGGATCTCGCTGCACTGGGCGCACCGGACGCTCGACTCGATGGCGGCCGGACGGCTCGGCCGGCAGGGCCCCGGCGCGCTCGTCCACGCCGACCGGTACGTGCCCGACCTGCTGCTGGAGGAAGGCTGGACGCTCGCCGAGGCGGCGGCGCGGCGGCGGCTGGCCCCGCTCACCGCGCTCGGCCCGCACCGCGGCGGCCGGCTGGCGGTGACGCTGCTGGAGTGCCTCAAGCACGGCTTCAACGCGACGGACGCGGCGGAGGCGCTGTGCGTGCACCCGCAGACCGTCCGGTACCGGCTGGCGCAGCTGCACGAGATCTTCGACTACGACATCGAGGACCCGGCGATCCGGCTGGAGCTGATGCTGCTGCTCCCCGTCTGGCTGCGCGACGGCGCCGACGGGGAGCACGCGTGA